The Lathyrus oleraceus cultivar Zhongwan6 chromosome 5, CAAS_Psat_ZW6_1.0, whole genome shotgun sequence genome includes the window TGTTTTTATTTCATTAAGCAAGCCCTTCCTGCACTCATCCCTCTGCTGTTGGAAACATTACTCAAACAAGAAGAGGATCAAGATCTGGATGAAGGTGCATGGAATATTGCAATGGCAGGTGGTACATGCCTTGGTTTAGTTGCTCGCACAACTGGAGATGATATTGTGCCACTGGTAATGCCCTTCATCGAGGAGAATATTACCAAACCTGATTGGAGACAGAGAGAAGCAGCCACATATGCGTTTGGTTCTATCTTGGAGGGCCCTTCTCCAGACAAACTCATACCCCTTGTTAATCATGCTTTACCTTTTATGCTCAGTGCTTTAGTGAAGGATCCGAGCAACCATGTCAAAGACACTACTGCTTGGACTTTGGGACGAATGTTTGAATTTCTTCACAGTTCAATTGTTGGCACACCAATTATTAATGAGGGAAATGCCCAACAGATTATTACAGTTCTCCTTCAAAGCATGAAGGATGTCCCTAATGTTGCTGAGAAAGCCTGTGGAGCCCTGTATTTTCTTGCCCAGGGTTACGAGGATGTGGGACAAACATCTCCCATTACTCCCTTTTTCCAAGAAATTGTTCAAGCACTTCTCACTGTTACCCACAGAGAGGATGCTACAGAATCACGACTAAGAGCGTCAGCATACGAAACATTGAATGAAGTAGTAAGGTGTTCAACAGATGAAACAGCTCCTTTGGTTTTACAACTAGTTTCTGTCATCATGATGGAGTTACACAAATGTCTTGAAGCACAAAATCTTTCATCTGATGAAAGAGAAAAACAGAGTGAACTTATAGGCCTTCTTTGTGGATGCTTGCAAGTGATTATTCAGAAGCTAGGGTCTTCAGAACCTACCAAATATGTTTTCTCGCAGTATGCTGATCAGATAATGGGACTATTCATCAGGGTTTTTGCATGTAGAAATGCCACTGCACATGAGGAGGCCATGCTAGCTATTGGAGCCCTTGCCTATGCAATAGGCCCTGATTTTGCTAAATACCTGCCAGAATTTTACCAGTTTCTGGAGATGGACCTTCAGAATTTTGAGGAGTACCAAGTTTGTGCTGTAACTGTTGGTGTAGTAGGCGACATATGCAGGGCATTGGAGGATAAAATACTGCCTTATTGTGATGGGATTATGACGCAACTTCTCAGAAATTTGTCAAGTGATAACTTGCACCGTTCTGTGAAGCCGCCATTATTTTCATGCATTGGTGATATAGCACTTGCTATAGGAGACAACTTCAATAAGTACTTAATGTATGCAATGAACACACTACAAATTGCTGCAGAGACTTACGCCCACACATCTGCCTTTGACTTGGAAATGACAGATTACATTAACTCTCTGAGAAATGGGATATTAGAGGCATATTCTGGGATCTTCCAAGGTTTTAAGAATTCATCAAAAACCCAGCTATTGATTCCTTATGCTCCCCACATCCTCCAGTTCTTGGATAGCATATACATGGAAAAAGACATGTAAGAAACGAATTAGTTAATTTTTTTGGTAATATATATTCATTGTTTAACTTAAGTGACTTCGTCGACTTTTCGCATTGCAGGGATGATGTGGTTATGAAAACAGCCATTGGAGTCCTTGGAGATCTAGCTGATACACTTGGAAGCAATGCTGGTTCTTTAATTCAACAATCTTTGTCAAGCAGAGATTTTTTAAATGAATGTTTGACCTCAGATGACCATATGATTAAAGAATCTGCTGAATGGGCCAAGTTGGCTATCAATCGTGCTATATCTGTTTGAGGTTCATCTCAGTTAGCATGTCCTTTGTCATAGACTACTTGCATGCATTTGGGTGTGTCGAGGTGGGTCGTGGGATTGCATGTGTCATATTGTCTCCATGGTCAGACAACAGAAGGTATCTATTTGAAGGCCTTCAAGTTGTCACTAACTCTTGCATCATCTCCAATGCATCACTGACCTTTGCATGAGCACCATTGAGTCCAGTACGTTCAAGAATGCATCACTGACTTTTGCATCAGCACCATTGAGTCCAGTACGTTCAAGAATGCATCACTAACTTTTGCATGAGCACCATTGAGTCCAGTACTTTCAAGAGGAAGAAGTTAGCGACAAGATTACAATTTGGGTTTAGATCTTCATGAGGAGTGTAAGTTGAATGGCTGAGCTGCTGAGGGAAGGTAACTGATTCATGACTGAAACTACCCCACTCATAGTCAGGCTTGGATGCTGAGTTTAAAGTTGAGATAAATCCGTTCTATGCCAAAAATGATTATTTTTCCTGATCTGGTCATGGGTTATTGGAATAGATGAACTCCCAGGGTTGAACTGGTTTTCCTCAACACCACCCAAGTGCTTTGTTTCTAGACATTTTCTTCCCTTTTCTGACTTTTAACCCTGCATCATCTTGAGTCATTTTTTTCATCATCACCTCACTGTATCCCTAGGCAGTTTATGATCCATATTTCTTTTTCTGCACATAACTGCTTTTCTATTCTGAGTCATTTGTGATTGTTGACCCAGGACGCGAAAAGTTACTTCCTACTTGCATTATGCATTTCTTTTTTGATGTCATTTGGTTTATTAGGTCAAACTCATTTTGAATTCACGCGATCATCAAACCTTCTTTTATATCTTTGTTTTGAGTTGCGTATGTAAAATCATATATTGGCTATTCCTGTGGATTGGTACAAAAGATGGTCGGATATAATGTGAGAGATCAAAAGAACCAACTGAATGTGGTGGATTGCTGTTTCTCTTATTGGGAGGCAGTTGTCTGGGTTAAAGCCTTTACTTGATATCTTTCCTTTGTGTCTATAAAAATTTGTGAATTTTGGTTTGCTCGGGCATTTTGTCATGTGTCCTGTATACCTTAAACCTTATTATGGTTTGGTGATATGATTTTTTTTGATACTTTGATAAGATGAAATTGTATAATTTTGTTTTATTACTTTCATAGGCAGTTTTCATTTGGATGTTTTCATGTTTCCTTGCATTATGAACCATTAGTACTTGAAACAAAATTCATTAGTAGTTATACGTAACGTTctgtttattattattttcatcATAATTGTGGTGTAGGAAGCAAATTGGTGAGGAACCAAATCCAAAATAAAGTAATCTAGTTGAAAAAAAGACATTTAACTTGTTTAAGTTTTGATATATAGTTCACTGTTCATGCTTATTATTCCGAAACAATCGTATTGTTTTGATTTCAATTAACTTTTAGAGGGTTCAGGTCAATCCAATTTAATGAACACTCCTGCAGATTAAATTCAAAATCCATTTGTTTTTTACTCTACCAAACTTTATATTGACAATGAAATGTGGAAATCATTCTTTTTCTGAGATATTGTTTAGGGGTTACTAATAAGAGACATAGCAATCAGATCTTCGTGCCCGCTTTTCCATGAATGCTTTTAGATTCTAAATCTCTAAACTTCAGTAATTAATCTATGAAGAGCTTATAATATGTATATGTGCATCTTTGGTCCTATGAGACCCTTGAAAAGCCATTTAAACTTCTTTATTATATGTAATGTAGTTACTGTCTTACTCTAATCTAAAGTGGCTGCAATAGTTCAAAGAAGAAAATGATGAGTTAGTTTTTTTCCATGTATATAATTTGAGTTTTAATGGAATGGAGAACAAAAGGATCAAATGTGGGTACTTTCAAATTAGTTCAGTGAAAGTGCTTGTGACCTTTTATGATCTGACTGCCATCAATGTATAACACCTAATAAAGTAGTGGTTTAGATATGCATGAGATTCTCCATTCTTTTTTATCTCTCTTTAATAATACTTTTCAGTTCATCTTCCATATGAAATTACCTTGTCAGAATTTGTAGTCTTTGACTACTATATGATATAGTACCATCCAAAATGAACAGAAACTCCACTTTTTGTATACATTTAGTGACTTAATGCATTCATCTATACTAATACTAAACTCTTCAGTTGCAGCATTCAGAAAACAGTGTCACACACATGTGTATATAGTAGAGAAAAAGTTTTCACCAGTTTCTGTCAAACTTTTATAATGAATAAGAACCGTGCATATGCCGACACTTGTGATGGAATTGAAGGTCAAACATTTTTAAAATAATTGTCTACTATCAATTTAGAAAGAGAATCCTGAGTGCATGTGCAGCATTATTAACTTGcctgatttattttaatttttgcCTATTCAACAAAGGAATAGTTCATTCCATTTATTGGCATGAGTAATTGTAAGCCACACAAACCAAGGGCTCTTCTTTTCATCAGTGATAAGTATAAGGACTTATGAAGAATGGCCAATTGCACATATAGGCATAGATGGATACATGCACTTATTTTTGGTGGATTCTAACTCAATTATTACAAAATTAATTTACAAGATCAATTACATTTTAAATATACATCTTGATGGGGTATAATAGGATCAGACAAAACGgaataaaaaaaaaaaattcaaattaaataaaatcctAAAAACTTAGTCTATTTCGATTTGGTTTAAAAGCCAAAACGAATCAATAAAAACTGAATCTGTTCAATTTTATTCTCGGTTTTCATCTTTAAAAATCGCAGAATGTAACAAGAGTATGTTGTTTCACCTAACTTCTTCCATTAGCGAAGTACAACCATTCTTCTAATTTCGATCGTCTCTACTGTTCCCCTCACCACCACCATTCTTCTAACTTCTGTTTTAATTGTCTCTTTATATTTTATCGGttaattttcttttcttcttttttaaAGATGAATTAAAATttgagattaattactatacactattattgtaaaaagttttacacttcgattcatcaccatcacacgtttgcattattttataggtttttaaaataaaagttaaatttgtttcaatatccaacgatcatgattaactgacggtgtaaaattATTTTACACGGTCAGtttatttcaattaaactcttaCAATTAATCTCAATttgagattaattactatacactgtcagtgtataaagttttacaccgtcggttcatcaccatcacccgtttgtattactttatagatttttaaaataaaaatcaaacttcttttaatatcttttaattttatgttaaatttaattttaaaatagagaAAAAAGACTATATATTGACcgtgtaaaatatttttacacgGTCGACCAACCAGAGACGTGCATTCCGTCAAATCATacatttaattttaaaatacttataTGACATGGCAGAACATTATAATTCTATTGGATGATGGTATAAAAGAAGTTTACACTGATAGTGTACTACCTTTAATCTCTTTAAAATAATAGTATTTGTAATTGATAATCAATTATCATAATTTTGAATATATAGTATAAGTTTATTTGTATTTGATGGTACTCATTATTTTGAATATGTTGTATGAAGTTATTTAATTTCGAGATGGATGTATTTGCATTTGACGATGAATTATCATCATTTTGAGTATGTTATAGGTAGTTATTAAATTTTGAGTATGATGTATGaacttatttaatttaatttgagGTTGTTTGAAAAACTTAGAGCGTGAAATAATTTGTATGAAAAAATGATAGTTTAAAAAAATGATAGCATGAATAAATTTGTTACAAGATGAATGTATTGTTTGAAAAAAAAGTATTCTAAATTGATCAATCAAACCGAACAAAACCAATTAGTTTGGTACCGAACCTAATCAAATCGATGTGGGGTTCATTGGTTCAGACATTTTTTTTGTCTGAAAACCAATTAAAACCAAACTGTTACACTCTTTCATTTCATGTCATATTTCATCAAATAAAAGGTTTCTCAACACATCCTTTCACGCTTAAGACTTGATTTCTAGAATGTGATCCTAGTGTTTGTTTCAATGCATCATTTATGGGGCATTTGTTTCAAGCCTAAGAATTATATTCATGTAAATAAATGGTTAGGAACTAGTTATATCCATGTTTGTTACAAGGTTATAAAACAAATTATTCCTAAGTATTCTTGGTCGGCCAAAGATCTACATAACTCAGCATAATTCACTTCAAATCCACTCCACTTGACTCAAGATATAAAATCAGTTCACACAGACAACAATGTACATTCTCTGATTTTCATTATTCACTACACTTATCTTGAACCTTGATCTGACTTGGGCGTTGGAGTGCTAATATTGCAGGTCCACTCCGCACCATTGTATCAGAGATCAAAAATACAGATTCAAGATCTTAAGTTCACCAACTACACCCAATTCTGATTTCAGTATGAAACAATGACACAGAATGTGGGAATTGACTTATGATTCCCGCGTTTACAATTATTTTGCGTTCACTCTTCAATTTGCCAACGCATAATCTCCGAGGATAACCAAATCAAGACCAATGTGAATCGAATGTGAAAATCCTTCGTGTTTAATCTAATCAATCATCATTTCAATTACGATTCATCAAATGTCAAGATCTCTGATTCCCACAAGAACTCTGTGAAGTAAAAGAAACAATGATCCTAAATCCAAGTCCATATCTACAATAGAATTGCCAAAAAGTGAGGGTAATTGCCTTTAGATCATACTGAAGATCCCTTATCAACTTTCTGATCTCGCATTACCTCAATTATCTATCACTGACATAGTACTTACCATGACGACTTCGAAGATACGATGAGTTCATAACTATCACTGGCGAAGATCCATCACCCACATTCTTTAGGCAATGAAGGACCTCCTAATGATGAACAAAGACTGCCTTAGGCCAGATCTAATAGATCGTGATGAAGCTCGTATCTCCAATAAATATACCTAGTCATAGCATGGTGAAACAAACTTCAAGTGCAAATTTATATGCGGTTGAATAAGTGATCACCATGGATAATGCTACTCATCGCCATGCCGCAAAATGTTGAACATTTTGACTCTACTACACCTTCTTCTCAACACTTGGATTCGTAGCACAATTAGTTTCAAAGGCGATCTCCTGGTAAGATTTATCTCCCATATGACTGTTGAGCACTACATCAAGAAATAAATATGTCCGGGCACAAATACACTCGAAGAACGTGTACATTGAGCAAACTACCGTTACGGGCCACTCGACAATCATGGTAGTTTCCACTGATGCAGGAGGTTGGACGAGATAACTCACAAGCAACATTCTCTGAGCATTAATGTCTGGTCTGACGAGGCCAAACTACAGATCTCCATAGTTGAGCCCACAGATAACAAAAATTCACTAAATACACACAGATGAACGACACCCTTAACTCTGATAGCAGGGGAGAAAAGTCCCATCAAAGACACCTCTGGTTGGCAGTTATACTTAATCCCTCGCCCGATATCTCCGTTTCGTAAGGAGGTTACCAGACAAAGGAAGTGAGCCCAAACTCCACCCGTAAGGGTCAGGGAGATGAGCCTTTCAATGAACTTTACCTTCGTCTGACCATATTCTTAGACCCAATAGAATCCAACCGTATGCCTGAAGAGAAAATATCATATCTAATATAACCAGACCATCAGTCACACCTTGATTGACTGGGGTAAGTATCCCTGCCAAAGTAAGATGGGAGTGAGGGCGTCACCACCACGCATAAGGAATTGAGCTGGAATATTTGAAAAGATGATTTTGAGACTCTATAACTTTAACAGTCTTCCTTGAGCTACGCCCTCAACAAATCTGTCTGTCCAGTGGTACCCCAGAAGACGAAGATAAGCTCGGCTACGTAGACTCCCTAACCAACTGAAGATGGCACAATAGAAAAGATGAAACCATATCCTTAACTTTGCTGCTATTAGTTATATACTTTGTAAAGTTATTGCATAATTTTGATAATTGATACCCTAATTATTAAATTGCGCGACCACAAAGAATGTTGCGTGTTTCGTACAGGAAGGCACAGGTATGTATTTAAAGAAAAAGTTCACGTTCAAAGAGCATTCTTCTCAATGTAGCTGAGGCCTCCCCTCAGATTTAGACAATCCAAGGGTGTTAGGCGGTGGAGCCCAAAGATGTCCACCTCAATCCGAGTCATACATTAAAGGAAGAGACATGGATCTTACCCTTGGACAAGGAACAATCATTTGTGACGTGGACCACAAGATGAAGATGTGACCACACCTTGCCGAGTATAATCCCCATCTCGGGAGAAATAAATATATACTTATCAAAATATTGTTGGCTACAAAAAATATACATCGATCTAGTGATTGCTAACTACATCAACAAGTACACACTAATTCCGTGATTGATAACTACAACAAACAAATACACACTGAACTAGTAGACGCTCATCACAACGAACAAACACAACAACCAAACATGATAGAAAACAAAATTTAATGTGCTAAACCGAAAATTACAAGAGACTATTGTCAAGCAAGTCAAAATGGAACTTTAAGTACTTCGAAGCAACAAACAATATTTTTTCTTACTGAAGGCAAGTCACATGGTTCTCACACCCAAAGCAGAAAACACTTTACATCTTCCATGGCATAAACTCGAAGCCCACTGGTCCATGTCAGGATTGCCCCTAAAGAAAATGAGCTTTACATTATAGGGATGACAAGAAAACAATGACACTACAACAACTTGCAAACAACTATAAATGTAACACAACAACAATCTAATAAAGACAAACATATGACTCAAAGTTGAATAACACACAACTCAATGAGGTAAATTATCTTATTAATAAATATTGTAATTACATTCAAGGAAGGTGGCCTAGAAAATATTGCAGGAAAAGAAAAACAATACAAAGAAAAGGAAGAAGTAGTCAAGCAGTAGTTTCCAGAGATAAAGTAACCGGACCACCCTATGGAATCCCCTCAGGGGAAGCCTTGAAGGGGTCTAACCCTTCAACAGGAATATGAGTAGTGGGGGTAGAACCCCCTCTCATGTTCCATGACTTGGAACCCGTATTATCCATTGAAGGGAATCCTAAAAATCCCCCTCAGACCGAAAACCTCTTTTTCAAGAGCCTCCAATGTCGTTGCATGAGCCTCGACCTCCCGAAGAAGAGTTTCCCAATCCTCTTCCATGCTACGAGTCATCTTAGTAACAACATCAGAAGCCTCCTGACGCTATGTCTTCTCCTCATCCAACACCATTTTCAGCTCAGTGATCCGGGCAGCCAGAGTAGAAGGAGAACTGTGGGTCTTCATCTCCTCTTGTAGTGAGTCAGCAAGCTGACCTTCTCCTTCAACTCAACCACCTCCTTCTGAAAAACAAAGCACTTATGCTCCATAGCTTCTCATTTACCCTTTCAAGTGTCTATCTCTTTGAAGGGATTGTCAAAATCAAAGATATCCCCTTGACCGACTACAACTAGAGAGAATAAAGAAGAGTTCTAGTAGATGTTCAAGGTGCCTTCATAGAGGAGTTCCATCTTCTCAGTCTCAATTAAATTTTGGACGAAGGACAAATCCCCCACATATACAACAAGATAATCTTCCTTAGGAGTGAGAACATGCCTGAAAGGAAGAATACATGACATATGCAAGAAAATAGTTATCTCCTCTGACTAAGCATCCCCTATTAGGCGGGTCTGTTTGAGAGAGCCCTCTTCCATCGAGAGGGTTGAGATACATCCCTATCACTCCTTTTTAAAACTGGGGACGAGGGAGTATCCCTAATAATCAACATGGTCGTAACATTGATGAACTGTTTGATCCCAGGGGCAACAGTAGCACTCTCAGAGGTTGAGAGAGAAACAATGGTAGGAGCAGGAGAAATGTTTTAAGGAGGAGGCACCATAATCGGGCCAATAAGACCGATCTTAATACCTTTAACACTAACGAGATTGTAGAACATCTGTAACTTATCCATGTTATCTATAAAATACAATCACATATGTAAAAAAACCATCAGACTCTGTCCTCATTGAAAATCTCTCTCCTCTTCTCTTAGCTGACCGCACTCACGATGCCATAAGTGTAAATTCTCCTCTTTCGCACCTCATAAGAATTCTCATCATAGGGCCAAACCCTTCTTTGTAGACAAACCTTTGGAACCAAGAATGCATGTCTTCCTTCATCATTGCTTCGTTAGGGGAAAATAAATTTAGCTTGGTGTGTTAGAAATGGTTGTTCTAGAGGAAATGAGTTGAGAACCAAAACTTCAAATACATAAGCGAGAAGATTCAACATGGGAGTATCAGAAGGTAAGACGAGCCTCGGGCGTAAGGGGTTTCATCAGCAAGAAGcgcccctgaaattttttgtaGTCTTGGGTGAAGTGGTCGAGCTAGAGATCTTATGAGTGGAAACTAATGAGCCCTTGATCGTGGTAGTTATCTCGTGAAGTGTGAACCAAGTAGAATAAGTTCAAAAATAGGCAGAGTGAAAGCTCCAAAGACTTATGCTCATCACACAACTGGAATGCCCTTATGTAAGCCCATGACCTCGAATGAAGATGGGAAGGGGAAACCTTCAAATGCTTCAGGAAGACCACCTCAAAATCATAGAAAAGTTGTCGTAATTCTATCCTAGCAAATGGGAACTTGTAGAACGGGTTTACATAGTCGTCAAAAGAACTGTATATCCTCTTCTCTAGGCCCATTAGAATAACTAACCAATCCTGAGGGTCGCCAACCACAAAGCCAACAACCCTTATCACTGTTTTAGTGTTCAGAAAAGAAGGGGTACCCACCACATGAGCATCCATCCATCCATACTTAATCGTATTGGCCGGCTCCACCAGCGTCATGCCTCTCAGAACTAGGTGGTCGGTCTTATAATGTTTGTCGGGTGTGATCCAAGACACTACATCTGACCTTCCCTGAAAATCCAAGTGGGTATTCACCTCATCATCATTGGGTTCACCATTATTGGTTCTTATGCAAAGTTGAATGAAGTCATAAACACATTCCCTCACCCGCTTGATAGCTTGTATCCCTTCCTCAGTTAAATCGAGATGGGTATGAGAACTTCATTAAGATTTCCCTCTTCAATGTTATCTGATAAAAAGGCTTTGAAAGAGTCAAATGTAGAAGCTCAATCATCAAGGAAATTCCCAGATACCCTTTCCGAATCAGAATGGTCAGATAAGAGTAAAACTTCCTGGGCCACATGATCGTGAGTAGGAGTAGGGAGATGGGAAGCAGGGGATGCCCCATTCCTAATATAGAATAAGTATCACTTTCATAATCACTCATTAAGTCAACAATACTATCACTCACTTTGAATTGAAAACAGGAAACACAGAAGATAAATCTTGAGTTGAGAAGGGTACCTGGTTATGTGAGATAGATGAAGCAAAGTAAACAAAGAAATACATAGATTTTGATCAAATAACTATAACTCGTTCCAATTAATTATCTCAGGAAGGAAGAGACAAAGGCGCTTGCTAATTAAGTGAATAAGAATAAGCTTGAATACCAAGGGTTACGAAAAGTTATCTAACACTCAATTTAGCCCTATTTATAGGCAATGATGATTGAAGGATCCAAATTTATGAAGGAAAAGGATGTGGAATTAACAACTAGATTTCACCTTGGGAGTACACACAAACTCGAGTGCACTCAAGAGCATTGTAATATGCACCATGCTATAACTTGTCGCGTCAATACATATGTCAAAAGAAAGCAATAAACCATTTCAATGATGGAAATATGATAACGTGAAACTATATTGTATATTTGACTCGATTCGCATGCATTTTGGTATAATTTTCTGTATGTTTTTATTGTATTATGCTGGTGTTGTTGCCCTGTTTCAGGTACTTGTCAATGCAGAACTCACGTGCGAGAAAGAGataaagaaaagagaagaaatgAAGAAAAGTTGAAAAAAAGTACAAAAAGGTTAAAATTGCAGGTTCTGGGCCCATGGCATTCGTCATAGGCTTATGGCGTTCTCCACATCCCCTTGCCACATCACCTCAAGTTTAAGTACCATGGCATTCGCCATGACCCTGTGGCGTTCGCCACAGGCATGCGTTGCAGTTTTTCAGCAACTGCACAAAACATGGTCAAAGACTCCCCTAAAATCTCTCAACCACTTCTACATGATTTTAGGTTAATTTCAGCTCCACTTACCAGTATAAGAAGGCAGTTTCATGGAAAAAAGGATCTAAGTTTTATCCTGTAATTTTGACTCTTAGGCTTAAGCGGAAATACTTGAAAAGTGATAGTTCTTCCATACCGGGAGACTATTGCACCATAGTTCTTAAGTTTTTACTTGTTGCTTGGATCAAGCGTTCCAATATCATTTGTATTTCCATTTTGATATTTTTACTCGAAGAATTCTCTGCAGTTTAATCCAGTTCTTTTTATTCACCTGGTTCTTTTAATTAGACATTTCTTTAGTTTCCGCTTTCATTTGGCCTAATTGCATAATATTATTTGTATGCTTG containing:
- the LOC127081849 gene encoding importin subunit beta-1 — protein: MSMEVTQALLNAQSIDGTVRKHAEESLRQFQEQNLPGFLVSLSGELANEEKPVDSRKLAGLILKNALDAKDENRKRELVQRWLSLETAAKAQVKACLLQTLSSLVLDARSTATQVVAKIAGIELPHKQWPELIGSLLSNIHQVPAHVKQATLETLGYLCEEVSHEVVEQDQVNKILTAVVQGMNSSEKNNDVRLAATRALYNALGFAQANFSNDMEREYIMRVVCETTMSPEVKIRQAAFECLVSIAAMYYVKLAPYIQDIYNITAKAVRGDQEPVALQAIEFWSTVCDEETDILEEYVGDTTGDSDLPCFYFIKQALPALIPLLLETLLKQEEDQDLDEGAWNIAMAGGTCLGLVARTTGDDIVPLVMPFIEENITKPDWRQREAATYAFGSILEGPSPDKLIPLVNHALPFMLSALVKDPSNHVKDTTAWTLGRMFEFLHSSIVGTPIINEGNAQQIITVLLQSMKDVPNVAEKACGALYFLAQGYEDVGQTSPITPFFQEIVQALLTVTHREDATESRLRASAYETLNEVVRCSTDETAPLVLQLVSVIMMELHKCLEAQNLSSDEREKQSELIGLLCGCLQVIIQKLGSSEPTKYVFSQYADQIMGLFIRVFACRNATAHEEAMLAIGALAYAIGPDFAKYLPEFYQFLEMDLQNFEEYQVCAVTVGVVGDICRALEDKILPYCDGIMTQLLRNLSSDNLHRSVKPPLFSCIGDIALAIGDNFNKYLMYAMNTLQIAAETYAHTSAFDLEMTDYINSLRNGILEAYSGIFQGFKNSSKTQLLIPYAPHILQFLDSIYMEKDMDDVVMKTAIGVLGDLADTLGSNAGSLIQQSLSSRDFLNECLTSDDHMIKESAEWAKLAINRAISV